GCAGAATTTTCAAAAATTTGTTTAATCTCTGTTGCTAAAGTGTCTAAATCAGAATATTTTCCTATATTTTTTTCACTTTGAGTTGGTTCATATGTTAGAGCCCCTAAGCCGTTATCATTGATTAGTGATAATTTTGTTAATGCTGATATTTTATCAAAATTTATGCCTTTTTTAGCAAGCATTCTTCTCATCAATAATTCTCCCCATCCATCAGGTAATGAATCAAAAAAGACACCAAAGAGTCCATTAAAATGTTCTGATTTTGAAATGTATACTTTATCGGTTAAAGGCAGGTGAAAAGGGGATATAGAAAATCCGTTTTCTACCCAATTTTTATCATATTGAAAAGCAATTGTTTGATTTGATAAAGTTTCTAAATACCCAACCACTTTATGATTATACTTAACAACTAATCGTTTAATATCAATGTTCATCTTCTAATATCCTTTACAATTGGATTTTTAAATATTTCATTAAAATCCTCTAAACAATCTAATACAGAACTTATAGCTAACAATGCATGTAGAGAAATATCACCATTGGTTTCAAATCTTCTAATTGAGCCATAACTTACACCTGAGCGCTTACTGAGCTCTTTTTGTGTAATGCCAAACTCCTTTCTTCTTTGTTTTACTCTTTTTACAATGTCATATTTTATAGACTGTACTGTTATGGTAGGGACAAAATCACCTATATCAAATTTATTTTTCATATTACTAATATATTAACACTTTTATATGATTATGTCAATATATTGCTAATATATTAGCATTTTATTCTTAAATATTATCTTCTTTTCTTTGTAACAATTAAATAAATCCTAGAAAACCAGCATTAAAAAAATACCTCAATATAGAGAAGTATTTTTATTTTTTTTTACGTTTTGATTGTATTTATGGATACGTTTATATATGTTCAAGCTAATCGTTTTTGGTCAATATATACTCCCCATATAAAGCATCTTTTTATTTTCTATGCTGTTATCTAATATTGTCTTATTTCATCAGGAATTAATTCAGTTTTTAATACTGCCTTCAACGTAAGAATACACTTCTCATAACTAACTTTTTTATATATAAATCCTAAAGTGACTTCGTTAAAGTCTGATTCAAATACTTGTTTATCAATGATTTCTTGTAATATTTCTTTAGGTTTTGAACCAGGTTTTGATGATGGATTGCGATCGGAAAAGTGTTGTCTATCAGACAAGACTTCATCAGTTATATCTGCAACTACTTTTTTATCTAACAACCCACTGTTCCAAATCATGTGAATATCATAAATATGTCTTGAATACCTTTCATAAGTTCCTTCTAAATGATAGTCACACAAAGCGAACAACTTATCTATAAATGTTCTATCTATTGATTGAATACTCGTTTTAAATGTCTCTAAATTATACTTTTTGATTAAATTCGGCCCTTCTTCTAGATCTAATAGGTGTTTCGTTATATAGTTACTAACATTTTTCTTTATACAAGGGTACGGTTTATAAACTGATATTGTTTCGATTTTAATATGCGGTATCATCTCAGGTGTAGATTCAAATAATCTTTCAAATTCAATTTCATAATGATTAAAATCTCTATCCGATTGAACCTCATCAGGATTTAGAAATTTCATTCCAAGTTTATCAATAGTAGCGATAATATTGTCTTTCAATCTTTTTCTTAAACCTCGACCTGCTTTAGCATTTGGAAAATTAATCGTTAAATCAATATCTTCTGAAAATCTATCAATCACATTATAGCATTTTGATAATGATGTCCCGCCTTTAAATACAATGTCCACATTGTTTTCAAGTTTAGATAACTCTTTTAAGAATAATGATACATAATAATCTTTTTCTATTTGATGATTTTGAAGTCCTGGTGTATTTGATGCAGTAGCAATTATAAGTTCTCTAAAATCCGCTTTATTTGTGTGTAAATGCATGAGTCCCTCCCAATTTGTAAAACTGTATTTGTGCATCCTTTGGATATTCATCTACAATATTTTCAATCTCTTCATTTGATAAGTTTAACTCATTTAGATAATTGCCAATAATCTCTTTTGAATCACTGAGTGAATATTCACTGAATTTCTTAAAATTGATTAATAGATCTAAAACTTGAAGCAGCTTATAATTATGGCTTGTAACTTTAACCCTTGCTTGATTAATAACCACTCTAATGTTTTTCACCATAATTGTTCTTTTCTTCTTTGATACCTTATTAGAATATATAACTAAATCACTAGATGTTTGTGTAGTTAATCTTAATGCATTTGCCATATAAAATCCGCTTCTATATCCAATTATATCGTTATCTTCGTTCTTAATATACTTTCTATTTACAGCGTCTTCTGAATTCAGTACAGCCGTCTTTAAAAGTCTATTTGGATTTGGCAATCCATATACACCATTTTTAGATTTTACCAATTTTTCTTGTTCGTGTAATCTTCTAATTGATTCTCTAATTGTACCCTGATTAACATCAGGAAAAGTATCATATACTTCTTTTAAAAGAAATGGTTCACTAAATTCATATTTTTTTTCAATATGATCATATAATTGATCAATTATTTTCTTCTTTTTCATGATACCTCCTTCACTACAGCATCATTATATCACAAACGTTTTATTTTGTGACATTTTTTCTTATATTAAAAGAATTTTTGTCACATAAGATAGAATTATTTTTCATAGGTTTTATGACAATGTGGACAAATAATTTCACCCTTATGATTGATCTTAGTAATATTTCTAAAATACATCAACGATTCGACTTGCTTCTGATAATACCAGTAATCCTCATCCTTAAAATCAACTTTATGGATCGAATGTGTTTTTAATTGTGAGTTATCTGTATAGAAAAAAGTTTTCTTCGTTTCTTCACATTTACCTTCATGTATTTCAGTCATACATGTATTACATTGATAAAAATCTTTATATTTATCCTTGTGAAGCTTTCCTCCACAGAAAGGACACACTTCTCTTAAGGTATCTGAATAAATCATACCTTTAAGTATGATTTGTTGTATCCGTCTAAATGAATCAATATCTTGCATATTGATATAGACATCATGTCTTTCCAAATAATTTTCATCAAATGGATTTAATACAACCACTTCATTAAGGTCATAAATCTTCTTATAATTATTAAGTGTCTTACTATTATAGACATTAGTTGTTAACATGATTCGATAAGATTTATCTTTTGTGAAATACATCAATATTTCTTTTTTGTTGTTATTAAAGATATCCAATTTCCAATCTTTAAACTCAAAGCTGATATCAAGTGAACTCATATTAATTTTATGTAGTGGATCAACTTCAAAATTAAAATGTCCAGTAGCAAATACAGTTAAGATTCTTACATAAGTCAAATAGTTATTGATCATTAAATCAAAATCAACTTCTTCTTTTTTATCTTCTAGCTTATATTGATTACTTAATAACAGCTTATATGTCTTATACACCATACGATAATCTTTTTGCATCAAAAAGATGTTAGTCTTTTTAAGGGTTAACTTTTTATTTCTATTTTTATTCTTTTTATATATAGGTTTACCTAATCTTGGATTGATTGCTTTGCTGATGAGTGATAATTGATGCAGCATCTCTTTAGACAAGTTAAAATATTGATTAAAATCTCTAATATATCCTGTATGTAATTTTCCTAAAGCAAGGAAATAGTTAACATGATTTCCTTTTTCCAGTAAATTAAATTTCATAGAATTACTAGCATATAATAAATTATTTAATGTACGTCTATTTTTTCTAATCATTAAAAGGATATCATCTATATAGTTACAAAAAATTACATTTTCATAAATGCCATATTCATCTTCATAGATTCTTGTCAGTAGTTTTCTAGGCTTTACACCCCTTCTAGTAATATTAGACACATATTGGCCATGGTTGGCCAAATGCAACAATGTGTTTTGATTAATCACACGTGCATTTTCTACAGGTAATACCTCTTCACTATCTTTTAAAATAATAATTGGTTTATTAAATATTCTCTTGATTGCAGGTGTTGATCTTTTGACATGATGAATCATACTATCTAACTTTTCAAAATCAAAGTCAGGATCAATTGAAAATAAGATCATATCATGAACAACATAGTAATCAAATTCAATATAGGTTACAGTTGGATGCTTTTTTTGAAAATCTTGAACGTTTTCTAGCATTGAAGATAAGCGATTATACTCCTCTATCTTTACTTGATCTGTTTTTTTAGTCATCTTACTCATCATCAAGACGTTTAATAAATTCTGCACAAAGACTCAAATTCAATCTTTCAAATTCCATCTCAAGTTTTTCTTTATCATCAATGGTCTTCACTTCAAGTTTAGCAACCACTTTACTTAATAATATCTTTTCAATCGCTTCTGATTCAACATCTTCATTTGGAAAACACTCTTTATAGATATTAACAAAATCTTCAATTTGTTTTAATATACGATTACCAAACGAAATATTAAAAGGTGCTAGTAATATTTCAATACTCTTTATCAATTCACTATTTTCAGCATCAAAGCTACCATTTTGTTTAGCTGTAACA
The sequence above is drawn from the Mariniplasma anaerobium genome and encodes:
- a CDS encoding nucleotidyl transferase AbiEii/AbiGii toxin family protein is translated as MHLHTNKADFRELIIATASNTPGLQNHQIEKDYYVSLFLKELSKLENNVDIVFKGGTSLSKCYNVIDRFSEDIDLTINFPNAKAGRGLRKRLKDNIIATIDKLGMKFLNPDEVQSDRDFNHYEIEFERLFESTPEMIPHIKIETISVYKPYPCIKKNVSNYITKHLLDLEEGPNLIKKYNLETFKTSIQSIDRTFIDKLFALCDYHLEGTYERYSRHIYDIHMIWNSGLLDKKVVADITDEVLSDRQHFSDRNPSSKPGSKPKEILQEIIDKQVFESDFNEVTLGFIYKKVSYEKCILTLKAVLKTELIPDEIRQY
- a CDS encoding helix-turn-helix domain-containing protein, whose amino-acid sequence is MKNKFDIGDFVPTITVQSIKYDIVKRVKQRRKEFGITQKELSKRSGVSYGSIRRFETNGDISLHALLAISSVLDCLEDFNEIFKNPIVKDIRR